The Hippoglossus hippoglossus isolate fHipHip1 chromosome 24, fHipHip1.pri, whole genome shotgun sequence genomic interval CCCCTGCTCGCTCTCCTGTCTGCGTGATCAGGACGAGGCCGTCAAACCTCAGCAGCTGAGTCTCCTCCGGGCAGGTTTGCTGGGGGAGGTGTTGGACGTGGATATCAGAAGTTATGATGAAGAGCAGCATCTGTACACCGTGACATTGTTTGGTGCTGAAGATGCTGATGTGAAGGAACCAGAGCAAGAGCGTCTCCTAAAGGGAGTTGAGTCGGTTTCTGAAGCAGAAGAATTGTCACCTCAGGGTGGTTTTCTGTACTATGAAACCATCATGGGGGGAGCCCTTGATAAAACACTGGAAGCAGAAGAGGTGCAGGAAGACTCAGTGTTTGTGGGCTATGTTGAACACGTCCAGAATCCAAACCACTTCTGGATCAGAACACAAAAACGCAATGAGGAGTTTGAAGAGATGATGACGAAAATGGAAGATCACTTCAGTCaagtgaagctggaggaagACGTGCTGGTGGATCCTGAGCTCGGAGCCCAGTGCTGTGCAGTTTATGAGAAGGACATGCACTTCTACAGGGGCGTGGTCACGGACACTCTGGAGCACGGAGCTGAAGTTCTCTTCATCGATTTTGGGAACATTGAGAAAGTGCCACACATGTTGATCAAGAAAATACCGGAGGCATTTGCCAGAAAATCAGCGTTTGCCTTTTGTTGTACTCTTGTTAATGTATTTCCTTTGGATGAAGTCTGGACGAGCACGTCCTCCGACGCTTTCAGACAAGCTGTGTCAAACAAAGCTCTGTTGGTCCACGTTGTccaaaggaggaaaaacaagttCGTGGTCGACCTCTATGAGATGGGACAGGACAACAGTCAGAGTATCAGCGATCTCCTGATCACCTCAGAACAAGTTGAATGCTGGAAGGTGACCACTGAGTCTCTAGTGCACAACAACACGAAGGCCACAGAAAACTCAAAGTGCCCAAGACATCGTCTGACATCAGACATCGGTcggaaaacaaagcaaagtgaaagttatgaagaggaagagaacacgtgtaaaaatgaaatcaagaaGTCTCGGGCCCCTGTCAGCTTCAAAGCTTTAAGCGTCAAACCTGGGTTTGAGTTTGCTGTTCAATGCACTAACATCGAGTCTTCATCGGATTTCTGGTGCCAACCTAAAGATAAAGGTCCAGCTTTGGAAGAACTGATGGATAAAATTCAGAAACACTACTCAACCAGCACGTCGCCCGTTGAATCAGGGGTTGAGTGTTGTGTTGCTAAGTCTCTGGATGGAAGATGGTACCGAGCCTtcatcacagacaaacacaacgATCATGCCAGTGTGATGTTGATTGACTACGGTTTATCCATCTGGGTCCAGGAGCATCATCTTCAGGCAATAATGCCAGAATATGTCGATTTGGAAGGACAAGCGTTCAGGTGCAGCTTTTCAACCCTGATTGAACCAACTGACCCTGAGAGCTGTGGGAACTGGGGCCCGGAGGCGTGTCGCTCGGTGAGAAAGTTCGTCCAGGACAGCGCCGGCGGTCTGAGATGTAACGTTGTCTCTCATCTGATTGTGCAAAACAAAGGGTTCTACAATGTTGTGGATCTTTACAACACCCAGACCCAACAGAACCTAACAAGCTGGCTTGTTAAACAGGGTCTGGCAACAGCGGCAACAATCTCAACCAGGCAGTTATCAACAGTGTCCCCTGAGACTTTCGTCTACTCCTCTTATGATCTGAGTCCTGGAAATGAAGAGCAAGTGTACGTGACCCACGTGAGTAACCAGTGGGAGGTCTACTGCCACCTGGAGAGAAACAGCGAAATCATCGAGGAGCTTGAGAAGAAGATCTCAGAGGAGAGCGAGAAAATGATGCAAGCCAGCACAAGAGCTGTGGTGAGGAAGCTGTGCCTGGGGAAATACTTCGATGGCAAATGTTACAGAGTGCTGGCACATCCGGTTCCGTCCCCCCTGCATCTCAGTGTCTTCTTTGTGGATTACGGAAACAAAAGCATATCTGAGAAAACCCAGGTCACATTCATTCCCAGAGACTGTGTCGATCTGCTGTACACCCCCATGCAGGCTCTCAGGTGTCGCCTCGCCTCAGTGTCCGAGGAGGAGCTCTATGCCGACGTCAAGGAATGGCTGGACAGAACAATCCTCAACAAGCAGGTCAGAGCCGTCGTAGTGGGACGGAGAGAAGATGGCTCGTTTGATGTTGTGCTGTTTGACGGAGACGTGAACATCAATGAGAAGGTGAAGGAGCTCGTTCTCAGTCTTTCACCGAAGCAAAAAACTGTTGTTAGTTCTGCTCCCGCGATAAAAAAGACAGAAGTTAAAACTCCTCACAAGGGAAACGCAAAGATCCCAGTCAAGAGTACGAGCCAACGTAAAGGGAAATCGAGTTCCCACAGAGGTGCTCAAGTTGGTAATGCCCCCCcgaaaaagaaagaagacacAAAAAACTGTGTTCATGGGAAAGTTCAGAACAAGAACACGAAAATGAAACAGCCAAACGACAACAAGACAAAGAGCAGCGCTCCTGAGAAAACACGGAGAAGCTCTGAGGTtaaacaacaaagagacaagGACACAAATTCAGAAAAACCtcaaaacaccaaaaaaactgaaatcccTCAACTCCCACGTTTGCCCGACAAGAACATTAGTGCCGGTCTCCGAACAAAATGCTTCGTCTCCCACATCAACTCAATCAACAGCTTTTTCCTTCACCTGGCAGATGACGAACCCGCCATCGTGAAAATGTGTGAAGGTCTGAACTCTTCTACCTTCAGAAGTTCCTTAAAGTCCGTCGTGTCCGTGAGAATCAAGGACCTTGTTCTGGCCGTGTACGAGGAGGACGGCGCTCTGTATCGCTCTGTGGTGAAACGCTCTGAAGGGAGCTCGAGCTTCGCAGTGGAGTTTGTGGACTATGGGAACTCAGCAGTcgtggagaaggagaaaatcCACCTGATACCAGAAGAGCATCTCTCTCAGCCTAGATTCAGTTTATCCTGCTGCCTGGTGGACACGAGCGCGTTTGAAAATGATGCTTCTTTCACCGATGCTGTCATGGAGACGCCTGTCATGGTCGACTTTGTCCGTCAAGCTGGAACTCAGTGGAAAGTCAAGCTCCAGATTCTAGATGGAGAGGTTGATCTTCCTGCAGCACTTGAAGCGGTTGTTGAAACCGGccctgaaaacaaagaagaagacgaagaggaagaggagtctcCTGTGACTTCAACTAAAATGGAGCAGGAAATGACATCTGAAGAAAACCACCTCAGAGCAGAAACTAGCGTGAATGAAACGACAACTTCCGAGAGAGTCGTGCAATCTGTTGccaaatgtcaaaatgtgtcACTGCCGAACAAACTGAAGGTGAAAACCTGCAGGCGCCTCAGGAGTCGCAtcacaaagaagagagggatgaagaggaatCGGAGGGAAACGTCCACGTCCTCGGACAAAGCAATGAACGATTGTACTGATGCTTTCATTCCTCCGAGTGTTCAGGccaaagacagagagaatggAACAGTTCTGTCCGTCCTGAGCGACGGGGATTTCTACGTCCGACTTGCTCGGACCAGCTTCCTGCTCGATGCCCTGGACAGATTCACAGCTGAGAACCTGTGCAGATGTGAGCCGGTGGCGGACGAGGACGTCAAACAAGGCCTCGAGTGCTTCGTTCAGGTTCCCACAGACAACACGTGGCAAAGGGCTGTTGTTCAGCATGTGGGTGAGGAAAGGTGCAACGTCCTACTGGTGGATCATGGAATTACAGAGGAAATTCCAAACGCCTCGATCCGACGACAGTGTGGAGACCTGACGAGAATCCCCAACCTGGCAGTGCTGTGCAGAATAAACTGCTTTGGGTTCAGCGAGCGAGAGGAAACCGACAAATCCTGGTGTGAGACGCTGAAACCGCTGATCGGCAAAGACGTCAGCGTCGTGTTTGTGCGTTTCTCAGGAGCTGAAAACCTGTGGATGGTTGAACTCGTCGTTAACGGACTGTTCATCATGAACCAACACGATGAGAGGATCCCATCAGAGGCTGGAACTCAGAACGACCCCAACGCAAGTCGTCCTCAGAGACTCGTCTTCGCTCCTATCGACTTGGACTCCGGATACTTTGGCTTCGCTGCTGCGGTGACGACTCCGTGTGAGTTCAGCGTCGTCCTCGAGGATTTTCTCCTCATCACGGACAAAGTGTCCGTGATGCTGGAGGAGCTCCCTGAGCAGACGTCTCCTCTCCCTGACGCCCACATAGTCCAGGGCACCTGTTGCCTTTTGAAATCAGACTCCAAGAACAAGTGGTGCAGGACAGAAATCGTGAATACCGACGCCGCTGTGGTGCTGAACCTGGTGGATTATGGGCATTGTGAGTCCGTGCCACTCAAACACTGCTCCGAGCTGAGGATGCTTCCAGAGGAGCTGATAAAACTCCCCAAGGTGACCTACCCCTGCATCCTGCGGGGGGTGAAGCCAGCTGCAGACGCACAGTGGACCGATGAGGCAGCGGATTTCTTTCAGCAATGTTTGAACCAGAAGAACCTTCAGATCTTCTTCAGAGAGTTCGTGTCTCACGCTCACTGGAAGGTGGACATTTTGGCAGATGGCGCCCATGTGGCCAGGGAGCTGGTGGAGGCCGGACACGCCGACTATGTGGACGTCATGCTGGGACTCAGGTTCGATTCCTCCTGTACCTTTTAATACTTAAAGTTCAGTCAGACCTTTATTTCTTCTAAAATACgtttattcatctttattcatTGCAGAAAATctagaaatgtaaaatataggAACCAGTTTAAATTGATCAACTGGAAATCAGGTCGTATTTTAGCATAAATAATAATTCTGCtgccaaactaaaaacacattaaacagtTTGTGACGCCCTCAGGTTCCAGGAGCTGATCCCCTGCATCGTCCCTCTGAGCTCGGACAGCGAGAGAGCGAGCGAACAGGAAGTGGAAGCCTCTGATGGGACGTCCGATCCTTCAGCCGAGGAAGACGAGGGGAGGAAACTACTCAGTTCTTTGTCCGGATCCACTCGATGTAAGTTTCTCACACATTTTATGTATCGGTGCAAAGTGAGAGGTTGAaggttttctcttcttctgtgagCACGAGAGTAAAAAGTAGTTTTCACATTCTTTGCTTgagggaaaagtgaaaaatcCTCCATCACATTAAAAGTCCTAAGttaaaagtatttaattaaAGGACGTGAAGGTGACACAGTAAAGTTAATTCTGTTTATTCATCAAAGCCAAACACTCAGTTGACAGTTGGTCGTCTTCTTGTGTTTCAGGCGACGTCATGTGACGGTGGCTTGATGTAAAACGGGCAGTGAGGCCGTGCAGCACTTTGTTCGATGCCAGCGTCACGTCAACCTGAGAGATACGACTCGTATTCAATGAAGCTTCAGTATCAGTTTAATGAGTGAACCACGTTAACTTGACGTCACATGACTGATTCTGTCTTtaacttgtgtttctgtgaagactttatttatttatgttttgttgacTGAGTTCTTCACattggtgtttttttcctggaaaCTGAGTTCAtgaaaagtttaaatatttaaaaaaatctgttcctTAGAAAGATGTAAattatctgttttcatttctacaTTTAGGTTCATTCACAATATGTTGATATGTttaattgttttgattttaaactgTTCCTTTGTTAGAAAAGAAATGATCAGAAGTGAATGTAAAGCAGCCGAGGAAACACGTTAAAGTTTAATTTCTACTTTTGTTCCTGCATCTTGTTTTGActttgataataaataatttctcCTCACAAACAAAAGTTGCTGACTCGTGAGTAAATGAAGAGAAGTACGGACGTGGAATCATAAGTTAtatttcctctgttctcctgTGATTATTAACTCTTAACAAAGATTTGATATCTCGAGATAATTCATTACTAGACTGACAATTATGATATTTTCACGCCTCACTTTCTGCAGATGTCCATGTGAAACAAGACAATTCATGTAAATGCAACAACACAATTTAACGTCGGTGACAAAAGATCACACTTCCAGCCTGCACTGTtgaaaaatctgtatttattaatGATTTACAAAAAGGCTAAACATGAAACCATTTCAATGATTCAGTTCATTTTGAAACCTGGAAAGGAGTCGTTGTCGTCGTCGGGggggagaggagacacagatgTGGTGTTTAATTTTACAGGTCACTTATTTTCTGGTGTAGAATCTGAAGCTCCGGGAGAGAAGAATCTAATAAACCCACCGGCGGGTGGAGTCACTGGAGGAAACTGCAGAGGAGGTGTTTGGTTTGAGGAGCGTTTCTTTTCTACATCAGCACAGcagctgtggtggtggtggtgaataTCATTATGgatatttttgtgtctgtatatttGTCACAATCACAACTTAAAAACACGAAACATCCTGCGACTGGTGTGAAAACAACTTTTCAGACGTACGAGTGTGATCCACTTCTCAGAAACATTTAATAGTTAAAACAAGTTACTTTGTGCAAGTgccgtttcccccccccccacagagtttgaaataaatatctgtAAAGCAAAAGGAGCAAAAGAATTAAAgagcgtttgtttgtttctcgttttttttttttttattattatcgtGAAAACCAACATGAATCACATTGTGAGTGAAAGTGAGTTCCTGTTTCTGGCTTGAATTTATAATCAGTCCAATTAATTTCACACAACTCGgcaagaaaaaaatgatttaaaaacaaaataaaaattacagTCACCTCAGGTTTTGGGgcgaaacatttaaaaaaaaatggagctCCAGCAGCAGGGAGCCCGTCCAGCTGCGGACGGACTTCCTGTTGGACTTCCTGTCGCCAAAATGCTGTTGAATCACATTAGTTTAGCAGTTTTTTCGAAGCCTGGCAGGTTCCTACAGTAGTAAAAGAGTGAGACAGTCGTGGACCCAGATATTTACAGTAATGTTGTGCACTTTAAGATCCTTCTCTGGAGAATCCCTCAGAGTTTTatctaaaacatcacaaaaagaaaatcccatGCTTTCTTGCTACGGAATGAAATAACAGTGTTTCCACTCACTGAGAatttaatcttttaaaaaaaaacaagaaaataaaaaataataataataatgatgatgaagaggaggaggaggagctccgCTTCGGGCGAGAAGGAATTAAAAGTGTGAAAACAACgtgatgcagaaaaaaaaaaagagcataaAACAATACCATAAAATTGTTCATATTTCAGttagctatttaaaaaaaacaacaaaaaaagttaaaatgagAATAAACATTTGTCCCTCGGCCCCAAAAACcactttacaaacaaaaatatatccCCTTTGTCGTGTGGTTCTCAAATTCTCACTAGATataattaaaactttttttacagTGCTTCATCATTATACATCTTTGACAGACCGTAATGAGGGGAAGGGAATTTTAAACGTCTCTTCTATTGCAACGATAAAGCTACGTCGAGAAACCGTCCAGTTATctgatgattaaaataaaaaaaaagtaaaaacgggggggggggggggagacaaacGGGAGGAGACGCTCGGAGCGCAGTGCTCGTTCTTTCTTTGTCGTCCCAGGAGCACCTTAACGTTACCGTGGTGACGCTGGTGTTAAGGTGGCGCtgggagggtgagggggggggggggggggggggggggggtctactTGGTGTTGAGCTCGTTCTCCAGCTCCATGAGTTTGCGCGACGCCTTGACCTTGTTGGAAACTTCCTTCCCCTGAGAGAAGAGGCGCTGGCGCTCCTTGAAGGTCATACTCTCCGGATTGCTGCCGGGGTTCGCGTTCTCCTGCTCCtgactgcaacacacacacagacacacacacagtgacacacacagtgacacacacacagtgacacacacacacacacacaggttcaccAGACAGTCTCAGACATGGATTTACaaagagtttgtctttcacaaaAACAGGGAAATGTCCGGAACCTTTAGGCGAGCGAAGGAACACTAATAATACCAATAATGTAtaaatcacgtgtttttgttgaCTCTTGTCTTGTTTCGATCTGGAATCTCGTCGTCTGtttcttctacgtgtacggctcctctttcattctgagatatttgtattcttccagtaAAACGTCCGACTGTTAAAAACCTGTAGACAACGACGACTCACCTCTTTGTCCATTTGTCCTTGTAGACTTCTCCCGATCCTACAACTCCTGCTGAGTTTCCAGTGTACGAGTTAAATCCTGTTCCAGGTTCAggagccacagacacagacagacagcagagagACACGAGTCAGCATcgttcacacacacgtttccttAAAACACctgagagagaagctgctggGTGACGGACGACGAGCTACTTTTATTAAAACTGTTCAATCTAAAAGCTAAAagatttaattaataaatggtTCGGTCACAAGTACCCAGCAGCTTCTCAGGTTCACTTTATTTCCCACAGACCAGCCTAAGCAGAAGGAGGGaaggtaggaaggaaggaagtaaggaaggaaggaagggggCAAGTTCTGGACAAGCGTTAGGCAGAAACCATCAGATCTGATGAAACTCAAGCAGCGAGCCgatgagagaaagaagaaagcgTTAAAAAGCTGCCGAGGAGCCATTCAGAGCAGCAGGTGGTCTGTGGAAGTGTCGGGTCGGATCTGAGGCCGAGGTCAGACGCCTTCACCGCTGAGGAGCTGTGCTCTTACTTTGGTaaagtcattcattcatttcaactAAAAGCCAAATGTACATGTTTTTACAACAGGGCTCATTTAACAGTGAAGAAGGTGacctcgacctttgaccccagAGTAGACGTTAATCACTTTGCTCATGCGTCACCGTGTCTCTTCCAAACTGGAGCAGAGACGGACAGATTCGTCCTCAGACTTTAACACTGATTCACCGAAGAGTCTGCAGATGTTTATCACGACAGAAACGTTCCTCCTTCCTGGTTCGTGTTCATCATGAAGAGTTTAACTTTAACACAGCTTCCaccagagagaaggaagagtttcatgttttaaactGAGAATAAAACCCTGCAGACTCTTTATGGTGCAGCGACGACaggctgagaggaaacagaaacatcacaggTTCGAATCCGGCCAGATTCCAGGTGTTGGCCCAGAGACGACCGACGTTAAACACCCGGTCTGAGCAGCTTTGGTTTGTTTCAGCTGGTCCAGTTCAGACGGAGACTCAGCGACAGGGTGTGAACCCAGATGGATTCTTGCAGCtggcagctcctctctctctctggatctcACAGAGTCGAGATCTGAAGTGGAGTTTGGGACGCGATCAAGTCGGATCAGCCTCAAACCACATGAGCACAAACTGGCAGAGAACAAAGTGACCGCGGAGAAACAAACGTTCGAGGCCGGCCACATTCCTCCGTGCAGCCGGCAGAGATGGAAAATTATACACTTCTGGCACTGCCATCGAAGAATTCTTCagattcacaaaaaaaaaagtcgtCCACTGGCTTTTCACGAATTCTCAAAGGTTGCgactgtttttctttgcctCTGGTCGAGTTATCTTAGAGGCCAGTGGACgttaaaacattgtttttctgtttttcttacaAACGTCCATCTCTGAGGCAAACTGGGGTCATTACTGTTTTTCTTGTGGTTTTATCCCGATTATAAAAAACCCTCTGTTTCCAGAAGAAGCCACTTGTTTGTATTAAAGTCCGACTCGAGCGTCGTGGAGCTGCCAGCTGACCAACATCACATTcattgaaaacatgtttgattcaGAAAACACGTCAGGGGGGAGACTCAGGTGACCCGACTCTCGGTCACCTGAACCTGCCGCGCTGCCCTGTGGGAGTCGTGGGAAGGTTTTAGTCAAGCTGCAGCGTTAGACAGCAGAGACACGTGAAGGACCAGctgacagagccgagagagacGAGACAACACAGCACAAAcgattaaagaaaagaaaatgatctcAGGAAGAAAATTAACGGACGAACCAACAGAGACAGAAgtaaaaagaaatttaaaaaagagccGGGTGCAGCCGGTGGAAGCTTCGCACAGTCAGTGAAAAGCAATAGACAACAAGCCGgttactgggggggggggagctgctgGCAGCCAGAGTGCAGTgttcatgatgtgtgtgtgtgtgtgtgtgtgtgtgtggggggtgaaACATGCAGATTGttctccgggggggggggggggggggggggggtgtagggaACCTAGTGGGCTGTTAGTgggatgtgttttattttttttatgtttctatgAATTTGAGTGAAAATGCAACACAGAAGGTCTCACGAGGTCCTGGgggggttttaaaaaaaagttagatAAGCATCAGAGGTGGtgagagttttattttgaaagtgcaGGCAGCTGGTTTCCTGGACCTCAGGAAGTGACGACGTTCAGAATGTGCTGCATTAAAAGCTTCGGTTTGTCTGTGGAGGATCAAACTGTGTCTCGTGTTTACAGGTCAACACTAATCggttatttcatatttctgtaCTAGCTTTTATTAAGTTTCTACaccaattacaaaaaaaactctATCGCTTTAATAACGAGgctaactttttaaaatattagaTGATTATT includes:
- the tdrd15 gene encoding tudor domain-containing protein 15 isoform X3, producing MSAICGYWGGNPAPASLSPVLPLPAGDPGAAASAPVPVSRTGGAREADRPGSGWNMSVTDAAAGQSLGSRHQESQNPRPSASCALWPVDLKLTHMDWNPEATLIHFQGQYLTICELDYTILQGEIQNIPKTKAAVDIGEFCLVEDLTSARWFRGRVQNRREDLFDVFLIDHGNVLSVDVTHVSSCSNDLFILPPKIVCGFLANVLLLPSCSHAVVEQYFSNLIGRNVSGDIQALLPHKVLLLEAPDINSDLVRHGFGRHVDTDTFLLLVEMLTEVPLKQNMEPVPDLLIEKPRGHDYRFKLAGFQGFRDTLSFCRPRLSCGTRAKVRVTAAVNPRLFHCQMANMKTDLWEMSNKLASVCEYRTKDYSQKTPENLGLLCSVKSKDGKWNRGYVQCLPINSQLRVFLIDYGYFESIKVENVLRLPSDLCSTPIMAFPCSLSCLRDQDEAVKPQQLSLLRAGLLGEVLDVDIRSYDEEQHLYTVTLFGAEDADVKEPEQERLLKGVESVSEAEELSPQGGFLYYETIMGGALDKTLEAEEVQEDSVFVGYVEHVQNPNHFWIRTQKRNEEFEEMMTKMEDHFSQVKLEEDVLVDPELGAQCCAVYEKDMHFYRGVVTDTLEHGAEVLFIDFGNIEKVPHMLIKKIPEAFARKSAFAFCCTLVNVFPLDEVWTSTSSDAFRQAVSNKALLVHVVQRRKNKFVVDLYEMGQDNSQSISDLLITSEQVECWKVTTESLVHNNTKATENSKCPRHRLTSDIGRKTKQSESYEEEENTCKNEIKKSRAPVSFKALSVKPGFEFAVQCTNIESSSDFWCQPKDKGPALEELMDKIQKHYSTSTSPVESGVECCVAKSLDGRWYRAFITDKHNDHASVMLIDYGLSIWVQEHHLQAIMPEYVDLEGQAFRCSFSTLIEPTDPESCGNWGPEACRSVRKFVQDSAGGLRCNVVSHLIVQNKGFYNVVDLYNTQTQQNLTSWLVKQGLATAATISTRQLSTVSPETFVYSSYDLSPGNEEQVYVTHVSNQWEVYCHLERNSEIIEELEKKISEESEKMMQASTRAVVRKLCLGKYFDGKCYRVLAHPVPSPLHLSVFFVDYGNKSISEKTQVTFIPRDCVDLLYTPMQALRCRLASVSEEELYADVKEWLDRTILNKQVRAVVVGRREDGSFDVVLFDGDVNINEKVKELVLSLSPKQKTVVSSAPAIKKTEVKTPHKGNAKIPVKSTSQRKGKSSSHRGAQVGNAPPKKKEDTKNCVHGKVQNKNTKMKQPNDNKTKSSAPEKTRRSSEVKQQRDKDTNSEKPQNTKKTEIPQLPRLPDKNISAGLRTKCFVSHINSINSFFLHLADDEPAIVKMCEGLNSSTFRSSLKSVVSVRIKDLVLAVYEEDGALYRSVVKRSEGSSSFAVEFVDYGNSAVVEKEKIHLIPEEHLSQPRFSLSCCLVDTSAFENDASFTDAVMETPVMVDFVRQAGTQWKVKLQILDGEVDLPAALEAVVETGPENKEEDEEEEESPVTSTKMEQEMTSEENHLRAETSVNETTTSERVVQSVAKCQNVSLPNKLKVKTCRRLRSRITKKRGMKRNRRETSTSSDKAMNDCTDAFIPPSVQAKDRENGTVLSVLSDGDFYVRLARTSFLLDALDRFTAENLCRCEPVADEDVKQGLECFVQVPTDNTWQRAVVQHVGEERCNVLLVDHGITEEIPNASIRRQCGDLTRIPNLAVLCRINCFGFSEREETDKSWCETLKPLIGKDVSVVFVRFSGAENLWMVELVVNGLFIMNQHDERIPSEAGTQNDPNASRPQRLVFAPIDLDSGYFGFAAAVTTPCEFSVVLEDFLLITDKVSVMLEELPEQTSPLPDAHIVQGTCCLLKSDSKNKWCRTEIVNTDAAVVLNLVDYGHCESVPLKHCSELRMLPEELIKLPKVTYPCILRGVKPAADAQWTDEAADFFQQCLNQKNLQIFFREFVSHAHWKVDILADGAHVARELVEAGHADYVDVMLGLRFDSSCTF
- the tdrd15 gene encoding tudor domain-containing protein 15 isoform X4; its protein translation is MSAICGYWGGNPAPASLSPVLPLPAGDPGAAASAPVPVSRTGGAREADRPGSGWNMSVTDAAAGQSLGSRHQESQNPRPSASCALWPVDLKLTHMDWNPEATLIHFQGQYLTICELDYTILQGEIQNIPKTKAAVDIGEFCLVEDLTSARWFRGRVQNRREDLFDVFLIDHGNVLSVDVTHVSSCSNDLFILPPKIVCGFLANVLLLPSCSHAVVEQYFSNLIGRNVSGDIQALLPHKVLLLEAPDINSDLVRHGFGRHVDTDTFLLLVEMLTEVPLKQNMEPVPDLLIEKPRGHDYRFKLAGFQGFRDTLSFCRPRLSCGTRAKVRVTAAVNPRLFHCQMANMKTDLWEMSNKLASVCEYRTKDYSQKTPENLGLLCSVKSKDGKWNRGYVQCLPINSQLRVFLIDYGYFESIKVENVLRLPSDLCSTPIMAFPCSLSCLRDQDEAVKPQQLSLLRAGLLGEVLDVDIRSYDEEQHLYTVTLFGAEDADVKEPEQERLLKGVESVSEAEELSPQGGFLYYETIMGGALDKTLEAEEVQEDSVFVGYVEHVQNPNHFWIRTQKRNEEFEEMMTKMEDHFSQVKLEEDVLVDPELGAQCCAVYEKDMHFYRGVVTDTLEHGAEVLFIDFGNIEKVPHMLIKKIPEAFARKSAFAFCCTLVNVFPLDEVWTSTSSDAFRQAVSNKALLVHVVQRRKNKFVVDLYEMGQDNSQSISDLLITSEQVECWKVTTESLVHNNTKATENSKCPRHRLTSDIGRKTKQSESYEEEENTCKNEIKKSRAPVSFKALSVKPGFEFAVQCTNIESSSDFWCQPKDKGPALEELMDKIQKHYSTSTSPVESGVECCVAKSLDGRWYRAFITDKHNDHASVMLIDYGLSIWVQEHHLQAIMPEYVDLEGQAFRCSFSTLIEPTDPESCGNWGPEACRSVRKFVQDSAGGLRCNVVSHLIVQNKGFYNVVDLYNTQTQQNLTSWLVKQGLATAATISTRQLSTVSPETFVYSSYDLSPGNEEQVYVTHVSNQWEVYCHLERNSEIIEELEKKISEESEKMMQASTRAVVRKLCLGKYFDGKCYRVLAHPVPSPLHLSVFFVDYGNKSISEKTQVTFIPRDCVDLLYTPMQALRCRLASVSEEELYADVKEWLDRTILNKQVRAVVVGRREDGSFDVVLFDGDVNINEKVKELVLSLSPKQKTVVSSAPAIKKTEVKTPHKGNAKIPVKSTSQRKGKSSSHRGAQVGNAPPKKKEDTKNCVHGKVQNKNTKMKQPNDNKTKSSAPEKTRRSSEVKQQRDKDTNSEKPQNTKKTEIPQLPRLPDKNISAGLRTKCFVSHINSINSFFLHLADDEPAIVKMCEGLNSSTFRSSLKSVVSVRIKDLVLAVYEEDGALYRSVVKRSEGSSSFAVEFVDYGNSAVVEKEKIHLIPEEHLSQPRFSLSCCLVDTSAFENDASFTDAVMETPVMVDFVRQAGTQWKVKLQILDGEVDLPAALEAVVETGPENKEEDEEEEESPVTSTKMEQEMTSEENHLRAETSVNETTTSERVVQSVAKCQNVSLPNKLKVKTCRRLRSRITKKRGMKRNRRETSTSSDKAMNDCTDAFIPPSVQAKDRENGTVLSVLSDGDFYVRLARTSFLLDALDRFTAENLCRCEPVADEDVKQGLECFVQVPTDNTWQRAVVQHVGEERCNVLLVDHGITEEIPNASIRRQCGDLTRIPNLAVLCRINCFGFSEREETDKSWCETLKPLIGKDVSVVFVRFSGAENLWMVELVVNGLFIMNQHDERIPSEAGTQNDPNASRPQRLVFAPIDLDSGYFGFAAAVTTPCEFSVVLEDFLLITDKVSVMLEELPEQTSPLPDAHIVQGTCCLLKSDSKNKWCRTEIVNTDAAVVLNLVDYGHFEI